The Thermomicrobiales bacterium genome includes a window with the following:
- a CDS encoding class II aldolase/adducin family protein, producing MTWSPEIQPFAERVVESARRLVEGHAVLSHSQHGNISIRLPDAKRFLLTGVGALADLQTTDLALLSTDGDILDGQIGPASNEIIQMHAAVYRRRPDINGIVHTHSPYVTSFAIANKPIEPTYEAMVRFDINEAVPVAAYGARGSDRSVSNIIDVVNDTNKAVLLANHGLLAFDDTLEKATHLVFVLEEAAQFSLMANVIGGAQALPPEAIRQTQERRVEFERTGVVSADDE from the coding sequence ATGACGTGGTCACCTGAGATCCAGCCATTCGCCGAGCGAGTCGTCGAAAGCGCTCGCAGGCTCGTGGAGGGACATGCCGTCCTCTCGCATTCCCAGCACGGGAACATCAGCATCAGGCTGCCAGACGCCAAGCGCTTTCTGTTGACCGGCGTCGGTGCCCTCGCCGACTTGCAGACAACAGACCTGGCGTTGCTGTCGACCGATGGCGACATCCTCGACGGTCAGATCGGCCCGGCCTCGAACGAGATCATCCAGATGCACGCGGCGGTCTATCGTCGCCGGCCTGACATCAACGGGATCGTGCACACGCACTCGCCGTACGTCACCTCGTTCGCCATCGCCAACAAGCCGATCGAGCCGACCTATGAGGCGATGGTGCGCTTCGACATCAACGAGGCAGTGCCAGTTGCGGCCTACGGAGCGCGCGGCTCGGATCGTTCGGTGAGTAATATCATCGACGTGGTGAACGACACGAACAAAGCTGTGCTGCTGGCCAACCATGGCCTGCTCGCGTTCGACGACACACTGGAGAAGGCGACGCACCTTGTCTTTGTCCTGGAGGAAGCGGCGCAGTTCTCGCTGATGGCCAACGTCATCGGCGGCGCGCAGGCGCTGCCGCCCGAAGCGATCCGGCAAACGCAGGAGCGCCGCGTCGAGTTCGAGCGCACCGGTGTCGTCAGCGCCGACGACGAATAG
- a CDS encoding cellulase family glycosylhydrolase yields MRLFSSLLAVLMLAGALTIAVPPQRSVEAADLRQPVYFDPTGFWLQGSFREYWETHGGLYIFGYPITGVFMDNGLYKQYFERAIFEYHPEYAGTQYEVLLQRLGAIRAEGRESEAAFQPIQTDSDANCTFYSETGHRLCFGFRAYWESNGGLPNFGYPISEEFSERNQPPPAGDGEIHTVQYFERTRFEYHPEYAGTQYETLLGLLGSEYLVAHPAPAGAVARQDPNVAPVDPTNGRAVAAQAAPGFNAFLAGDGSAAATAFNKKTIDMVKAAGFEWVHFQARWDNLEHAGPGLYDPIGLDRITAQTSAAGIKLLVSVVGPSPAWAGVDGDIPTDTAHFRDLMEFLSHRYQGKVQAWEIWNEQNLASNTGGWVEVGPYVELLKAGHDGVRAGDPAAWVLFGALTPNGLDQPDIAIADDLYLERAYEYTGGELSNYFDALGAHPGSNDNSPDQSWPNNPGTGGWDTDNSFYFRRVEDLRDIMVRWGDSGKKIWLTEFGWSTANQAPGYEYGAAITDAMQAEYLLRAYEIGRTEWPWIGPMFVWNLNYSVITDPADEKYPWAVLNSDWSPRPAYDALKAMPKK; encoded by the coding sequence GTGAGGTTGTTCTCGTCACTGCTTGCCGTGTTGATGCTTGCTGGAGCACTCACCATCGCTGTGCCGCCGCAACGCTCAGTCGAGGCGGCGGATCTTCGCCAGCCGGTCTACTTCGATCCGACCGGATTCTGGTTGCAGGGCTCATTCCGCGAGTACTGGGAAACGCACGGCGGCCTCTACATCTTCGGCTATCCCATCACCGGCGTCTTTATGGACAATGGGCTGTACAAGCAGTACTTCGAGCGCGCCATCTTCGAATACCACCCCGAATACGCCGGCACACAGTACGAGGTCCTGCTCCAGCGCCTCGGCGCAATCCGCGCTGAAGGGCGCGAGAGTGAAGCAGCCTTCCAGCCGATCCAGACGGACTCCGACGCCAACTGCACGTTCTACTCCGAAACCGGACACCGGCTCTGCTTCGGATTCCGCGCCTATTGGGAGAGCAATGGCGGACTGCCCAACTTCGGCTACCCGATCTCGGAAGAGTTCAGCGAGCGCAACCAGCCGCCACCGGCTGGAGATGGCGAGATCCACACCGTCCAGTACTTCGAGCGCACTCGCTTCGAATACCACCCGGAATACGCCGGCACACAGTACGAGACGCTGCTTGGCTTGCTCGGTTCCGAATACCTCGTCGCCCACCCTGCTCCAGCCGGAGCCGTAGCGCGGCAGGATCCCAATGTTGCTCCGGTCGATCCGACCAACGGGCGCGCTGTCGCGGCGCAGGCTGCGCCGGGCTTCAACGCGTTTCTGGCGGGTGATGGCAGCGCCGCAGCGACGGCGTTCAACAAGAAAACGATCGACATGGTCAAGGCCGCCGGGTTCGAGTGGGTTCACTTCCAGGCGCGTTGGGACAATCTGGAGCACGCCGGACCTGGCCTCTACGACCCGATCGGCCTGGATCGCATCACGGCGCAAACCAGCGCTGCCGGTATCAAGCTGCTGGTTAGCGTCGTCGGTCCGTCTCCGGCCTGGGCCGGCGTTGATGGCGACATCCCGACCGATACCGCGCACTTCCGCGATTTGATGGAGTTCCTGTCACACCGTTACCAGGGCAAGGTGCAAGCCTGGGAGATCTGGAACGAGCAGAACCTGGCGTCCAACACTGGTGGATGGGTCGAGGTCGGTCCGTACGTTGAGCTGCTGAAGGCAGGGCACGATGGCGTGCGGGCCGGTGATCCGGCGGCGTGGGTGCTGTTTGGCGCGCTGACGCCGAACGGGCTCGACCAGCCGGACATCGCGATTGCCGACGACCTCTATCTGGAGCGCGCCTACGAGTACACCGGCGGTGAACTCTCCAACTACTTCGACGCGCTCGGAGCGCACCCCGGTAGCAACGACAACTCCCCCGACCAGTCGTGGCCGAACAATCCGGGTACTGGTGGGTGGGACACCGACAATTCGTTCTATTTCCGACGCGTTGAGGATCTGCGCGACATCATGGTGCGCTGGGGCGATAGCGGCAAGAAAATCTGGCTGACTGAGTTCGGCTGGTCAACGGCCAACCAGGCTCCCGGCTACGAATACGGCGCGGCGATTACTGATGCGATGCAGGCCGAGTACCTCCTGCGCGCCTACGAGATCGGCCGGACCGAGTGGCCGTGGATCGGCCCGATGTTCGTCTGGAACCTGAACTACAGCGTCATTACCGACCCGGCGGACGAGAAGTACCCGTGGGCGGTGCTGAACAGCGACTGGTCACCGCGCCCGGCCTACGACGCGCTCAAGGCGATGCCGAAGAAGTAG
- a CDS encoding YfhO family protein, with protein TGSRAGGLVAGLTFAFGGFVAWHVPHLSPLSSLSWLPWMLFAYYQAVRRRHLLWVALGAASFGMLVLAGHALTILQSGYLLGLLGVVVALVTWRSDPRRAGWALGAAAAIGLLGTGLAAIQLLPSWELSGETSRAGLSWAEASGSSFRPLWLLTTIAPDYFSPNDPALYWATGDPAETNMYLGIIPLFLAVLGVACADRQHRRMVGGILATGAVCLVLAFGSHGLLYRLVYEIVPGFDHVRRPGNFIALVTLSIGLLAAFGVRALEERHRADGVLAARSLGRFLLIGTGLLIVGLVVAALRRHSADEAVWLDRVRNIEIDLVRAILLALLAIVLVYARVVWRFPASALVVALVLIVSVDVGLANANRVYADHESRPDAYIGPDWAAAPEDPFVRWLLDRQAEAAPDQFRIYPDQAGSIWINGPLVWDLQSINGYSVLWPLTYQELFNLAVGNPGSPIYDLLNIRYVPVTRPLADLYPGFDLSGFQLAMDGWMQIYENTDAMPRAWIAEHWVVQPEDAVLAWMTTNAGSLRDTVVVSDSPVEGVSGSAPVSGGTANIVEYGNTRVVVRASHPTAGYLVLADPYYPGWSATVDGEAAEITRADHALRAVWLPEGTHEVVFTYHSTHRTLGTFVSLVSLIAIVAIAGWSVIRPRRPSGRAVIRSQARAAWK; from the coding sequence GCGTCGTCGGCATTTGCTCTGGGTCGCGCTCGGCGCTGCGTCCTTCGGCATGCTCGTTCTCGCCGGCCACGCGCTCACCATCCTGCAATCCGGGTACCTGCTGGGCTTGCTGGGCGTAGTGGTTGCGCTGGTGACATGGCGCAGCGATCCGCGTCGAGCTGGCTGGGCGCTCGGCGCGGCGGCAGCCATCGGACTGCTGGGGACCGGGTTGGCGGCGATTCAGCTGCTGCCATCGTGGGAGCTGAGCGGAGAGACATCGCGTGCCGGGTTGAGCTGGGCCGAGGCCAGTGGCTCGTCGTTCCGCCCGCTCTGGCTGCTGACCACCATCGCCCCGGACTACTTCTCGCCGAACGATCCAGCGCTCTACTGGGCGACCGGCGATCCAGCTGAAACGAACATGTACCTCGGCATCATACCGCTCTTCCTGGCCGTCCTGGGTGTCGCCTGTGCGGACCGCCAGCATCGCCGTATGGTCGGCGGCATCCTCGCGACCGGGGCGGTCTGCCTGGTGCTTGCGTTCGGCAGCCACGGTCTGCTCTATCGCCTCGTTTACGAGATCGTGCCCGGTTTCGATCATGTCCGGCGGCCCGGCAATTTCATCGCGCTCGTCACGCTCAGCATCGGCCTCTTGGCCGCCTTCGGCGTCCGTGCGCTGGAGGAGCGCCATCGCGCAGATGGCGTACTGGCAGCGCGATCGCTGGGGCGCTTCCTGCTGATCGGTACCGGCCTGCTGATCGTGGGCCTTGTCGTTGCCGCGCTTCGTCGTCATAGCGCTGATGAGGCGGTCTGGCTCGACCGCGTGCGCAACATCGAGATTGATCTGGTCCGCGCGATATTGCTGGCGCTGCTGGCGATTGTCCTTGTCTATGCCCGGGTAGTCTGGCGCTTCCCCGCGTCGGCATTGGTCGTCGCGCTGGTGCTGATCGTCTCGGTGGATGTCGGGCTGGCAAACGCCAACCGTGTTTACGCCGATCACGAGAGCAGGCCGGACGCGTACATAGGCCCCGACTGGGCCGCCGCACCGGAGGATCCGTTCGTCCGCTGGCTGCTCGACCGGCAGGCCGAAGCCGCACCGGATCAGTTCCGCATCTACCCTGATCAGGCCGGCTCGATCTGGATCAACGGACCGCTCGTCTGGGATCTGCAGAGCATCAATGGCTACAGCGTGCTCTGGCCGCTGACGTATCAGGAGCTCTTCAATCTGGCCGTTGGGAATCCTGGTTCGCCGATCTACGACCTGCTGAATATCCGCTACGTGCCGGTGACGCGCCCGCTAGCCGATCTCTATCCGGGCTTCGACCTGTCAGGCTTCCAACTGGCGATGGATGGCTGGATGCAAATCTACGAGAACACCGACGCGATGCCGCGCGCCTGGATTGCCGAGCACTGGGTCGTGCAGCCGGAGGATGCTGTGCTGGCGTGGATGACGACGAACGCCGGTTCGCTGCGCGATACGGTCGTGGTCAGCGACTCGCCGGTCGAGGGCGTGAGCGGCAGCGCCCCGGTCAGCGGTGGCACAGCCAACATCGTCGAATATGGCAACACGCGCGTCGTCGTCCGTGCATCGCACCCGACCGCAGGGTACCTCGTGCTGGCCGATCCGTACTACCCGGGCTGGTCAGCGACGGTCGATGGCGAAGCTGCCGAGATCACGCGTGCCGATCACGCGCTGCGCGCAGTCTGGTTGCCAGAGGGCACGCACGAGGTGGTCTTCACCTATCACTCGACACACCGTACGCTTGGTACATTCGTGTCATTGGTGTCGTTGATCGCTATCGTCGCCATCGCGGGGTGGTCGGTCATTCGACCGCGCCGGCCGTCCGGTCGGGCTGTGATACGATCACAAGCCCGTGCCGCCTGGAAGTGA